A window of Glycine soja cultivar W05 chromosome 2, ASM419377v2, whole genome shotgun sequence genomic DNA:
aaattctcATAAAATtcatcctaatttttttttatcgaaatCTATATACTTTTTGAATATCACCAAACTTcttttaaagttgtaaaaaatcttaataaggtaccaactaattttattaaattctttaaaaaaatcataaatatcttGATTGAATATCACAAGATTTATTTccattatttaaaaatcttgattaaatatcttaaaatttttttacatttttttaaatcctaATTGAATACGGTCTCTTAAATTACaattgatttgataaaatagtGTATGCACGGACCATCTAAAAAATACACCATTATTTACTTTGaccaatttattaaattttataaaaattatttaaaagtcatattttttatataatttttaattagttgacacCGTGAatgcatgaaaattaaacttgtgATTTATGTGAGTGTTTGAATTCATATTGAATAATCTAAAATCatagtaaaatattaattaatataattttaggtaAACATTCACGTATTTATTCCAATGTTGGAAAATTAACTTTTTGTCTAAGATTAATTTTGACTTGAAATAACTTGAactgtattttattttagataaaaaaaattgtatactaaattatattattaacttgttTTAGAactaaactttaaatataaatcaactcacattaaattaataataactcaaattaattttacagaCATTCATTcaaaaacacacatacataataGGTCTAGCGatgaagaaaaaagtgaaaatttatgaatttgaatcattttacaaacaaaaactaacaatactacaactaatatttattaataaaaaaactcaaaaacatACTTAATGAAATAATATGACACCACGTGTATAAAAAACATGcgttatatattaattactaataagCCCTACATGATTCGTATCAAtattatacacattttttttatgtgcaCAAAGTTTCTTTTGACTATCTAAAAATCACTAAAATTCAGATTGTCAGGAATTGAATCTCATATGATATCTGCATCTGTTAACTACAGTGGATTatacaaacattatttttttacttcaaagtAACTGTAACATTACGCACGCGAGTAAATAAAGTTTAAGAGAAtaactttaaaaagaaaatgataagggAAACGGCGTCGTAGTGTTGGTATTAACGAGGTTTGTTTAATAGCTGAGGAAGGTTCACGCGCAAACAGTTGAACGGTTATGATTGCTTGTTCTGACTATCAACGGAATCAGTCACTTGCACTGCATCTGCATAGAGATCCATGATTTCGAAAGAAACCAAACAAGTAGTAACAACCTCGCGTGCCATATTATTTCTTTatcatttcattgtttttttttcaaactttgttGGCTCATATCATTGACATGGCCAAGTACTCCTTCGGTGAGGTTTAACATTTTTacacaattattaaaaatataattaatattttaaattttataaaatgtatCATATAACTTTCTAAtactttgtttgatttttattttaagatataaataattaataaattaatattaagaaaatttattaatttaattaataatattatatttatcttaaattgatatatatatatatatatatatatatatatatatatattaaaattatccttatgaataaaactaataaacattattaagttatattttttttcactgtCATGCAATTTAAGACTAACTTTAATTGAtgatatttttgtgaaaaaagaattaatagaAAAGAtgttttaaattacattttctcttatttattaatACTAAGTAACAACTAGTACTTTTTACCAAAAGTATTCtatgaaaaatgttatttagtgtttcattggttttttaaaaccacaattaatttataacaaattatttttgttaaaacttTATATAAAGTGAAATAGAGGAAAAATAACTCTCAGCAATAGGATTAAATTAGATCAAACtcacatttaaatataatatgaaagCTTATGTTAGAAATTTTACATCAATTAGttatatgattaaaatataatagtatataagatagtttttatttttttattataaatattaattgttagtttgttaatttttattaccaGAAAATAtggattctttttctttttcttaactatcattttgaagatgattttataagattaagtatgtgattgaatgaatgttaataagattaattttagttaaaattattttaaaataatatgatttaatttggatatttttattataaaattaaattaaaaataaaatttaatacataGTTTtagattcaataaaaaaaataatcaaaattacttcaattaaaaaacatttgtttCATGGACGTGAAACCAAAAACACGcactaaattaaattcaaattcacgtTCCAAGAGGCTTCATTTTTGGTACTACATTGCGCGTGTCCCTTCCTGCAATGCATGTACATCTACACACTAACACAcaccttttttctctctccattctgtgaagaaaatcttTCAGTTTTTTTGAAACAGTACAGATTAAGATTCCCTTTCCCGGTTCTCAGTTCTCACCCCTTTCCCAAAcacccaaaataataataaaaaaacatcacaataataaataaacaatgactTTCTCGCGTTTCACAGAAAGCTAACAACGCTAACACGCACGTATATGTATCTATCTATGTGTGTGTTAGTGTGTATTGTGTAATGTGTATTCAATCACTCTAAGTTTCAAACTTTCAAATGTCAGAGAGACAGAAGATGGTGCCAACCAGCACTGAACTCCAACCGAGAGCACCTTGCAACCTTGTACTGTTCCTCTCTGCTCCTCCAACTACACTTCCACTTTCTGGTTAGATTTTGGCTTCACATTGTTGCTTTCCTTTCAAACTCAAATGGGGTTTGCCTTTTTTTGAGGGGTGTTTTTGATTTTTAGTGTTGCCAAGTTTGAATGTAACAATGTGTCCTTTTGAGTTCTGAAATGTGCCCTTAAGAGTAAAAATCTTGCCTTTGCACTTGCTGcatgaaatttaataataaataaaaagcatcTGCATGTTTTTAATATCCTACTTGCCACCACTACCAGGTTTTTGTGCCTGAAATCTTGGTTCTGGTTGGGTTATTGGGGGTGTGCAATGTGGCTAGAAAAACCCTTTTCATCGAATGCATTTTGAGTGagtgtttttcttattttttttaatctagattTTGTAGAGTGTTtacttgtttgttgaagcaaggATCACTGTTGGATTCGATCTGTATGAGTTTAAggtttgatatttatttaccaTGGAGTGCTCAGATACTAAGCCTGTGAAACCAAGCTCAAATAATATATCAGAAATGGTGTACAAGTTTGCCAAAGTTTGTAAATTGAAGTCTATTGGGGTGTTCTCTTCCGAAATCCCCAATCTCCCTCACTTGCAAAGATCCATTTGCAATGAGACCCTTCTGAGTGAAAACAGCAGTGAGGAGAACAGATGCTATGACCAAAAAGTGCATCCCCACCCCATTGAAGTTCCTGCCAAAGAGAATGCTTGTGCTTGTTTGGAGGTCATGAGGAAGATGTTTGATGCTGTTTCGGTGTTGAAATTGGCATACCTTCAGCTTCAGCAGGCTCATATCCCTTATGACCCTCAGAAGATTGTTGCAGCTGATGACCTTGTTGTTGCTGAGCTTGAGAAGCTTTGCAAGTTCAAGCGCGAATATGCGCAGAAACACTGCAAGAAAGTGAGGTTCAATGCCGCACGTTCTGCTCCTTTGATGGCTGAAATTGTGGCCAAAGAGGCACTTTTGGGGAAGCTTAAGTCTCAGAACAGTGCCAAAGATTCTGAGATTCTTCGGTTGTGGCGGGAGCTGCAAGATTTGGAGATGGGGAATAAAAATCTGAGCGAGAAGATCAAGCAGATAAGTTCAGAGAAAAGGAGAGCAGGTGTTTTGAGTGTTACTAAGTTTCAGGATGTCTTCAATGCTGCTTCAAAGTCCATTCATGATTTTGCAAAACCGCTGATTAGCTTGATGAAAGCTTCGGGCTGGGACCTTGATAGGGCAGCAAGTTCCATTGAGAATGGTGCTGTTTATTCCAAAAGGTGTGACAAGAAGTATGCTTTTGAGGCCTACATTGCGCGCAGAATGTTTCATGGGATTGTGTTAACCTCTTATGATGTGAGTGATATTATGAAGTTTGGTGACCCTTTTGATGCACTGATGGAAAATCCACATTCAGATTTTGCCAAATTTTGTCAAGCAAAGTACCTTCTTGTTGTGCATCCGAAAATGGAAGAGTCATTCTTTGGCAATTTGGATCACCGAACATTCATAATGAGTGGCAAGCACCCTAGAACCGAGTTCTATCAGTTGTTTGCTAAAATGGCAAAATGGGTTTGGGTTTTACTTGGATATGCTGTGTCAATAGATCCCGAAGCAACCCTGTTTTCGGTGAGTAGAGGAAGTGCGTTCTCCAGCTTGTTCATGGAATCTGTTGAGGAAGAAAAGGAGAGTGCAATTCTttcagatgaagatgaagaaagaGCGACACACAAAGTTCAGTTTATGATCATACCCGGGTTTCAAATTGGAAATATTGTGGTGAAGTCTCGAGTTTATATCTCGAAACATTCTTCAAGCTAAATGGTGGACCTTTTAACTGGTAATTCAGCTAACAGAACCAAATAATTTTTGTACTAGAGAGAGTTCTTTTAATGGTACCTTAGCTAGTCAAGATAACCATGACTACTAGGTTATGCTAGAACTTCACCCACCAGTTCTATGTTTGTAATCTTTCCTATTAATTTGAGACCTGAGATATGTAGTAGTTACATTACAGTGGTCTTAAATTTCTTTCTGcactgtatttttttaaaacctttcaAATTTCTCTCTAAACTGTAAATATGTGTGCATCTAAAACTGCCTTTCATGAATGCACTCTAGTTTATTCCGTGGTCATCACTCATCAGTGGTGCTACAAATTACTTTTGGCTTTTATGTAATCACCCTTACCAAGGTGAAACTCTAATTCAGATAGTAGATCAACACCCAAAGCACCTAAGAAACAGTATCCAAATTTTGTCCTTAGTTTATCTCTTTTCAATCATAATATATTAGGGTAATATCTTGTTCTTAAACTGTTGTTGATGTATTAATCTTTTGTACGGATGTTTATTTACTATGCTTATGTATGTGACAACATGCTGTTA
This region includes:
- the LOC114397186 gene encoding protein GRAVITROPIC IN THE LIGHT 1-like isoform X1; this encodes MSERQKMVPTSTELQPRAPCNLVLFLSAPPTTLPLSDTKPVKPSSNNISEMVYKFAKVCKLKSIGVFSSEIPNLPHLQRSICNETLLSENSSEENRCYDQKVHPHPIEVPAKENACACLEVMRKMFDAVSVLKLAYLQLQQAHIPYDPQKIVAADDLVVAELEKLCKFKREYAQKHCKKVRFNAARSAPLMAEIVAKEALLGKLKSQNSAKDSEILRLWRELQDLEMGNKNLSEKIKQISSEKRRAGVLSVTKFQDVFNAASKSIHDFAKPLISLMKASGWDLDRAASSIENGAVYSKRCDKKYAFEAYIARRMFHGIVLTSYDVSDIMKFGDPFDALMENPHSDFAKFCQAKYLLVVHPKMEESFFGNLDHRTFIMSGKHPRTEFYQLFAKMAKWVWVLLGYAVSIDPEATLFSVSRGSAFSSLFMESVEEEKESAILSDEDEERATHKVQFMIIPGFQIGNIVVKSRVYISKHSSS
- the LOC114397186 gene encoding protein GRAVITROPIC IN THE LIGHT 1-like isoform X2, yielding MECSDTKPVKPSSNNISEMVYKFAKVCKLKSIGVFSSEIPNLPHLQRSICNETLLSENSSEENRCYDQKVHPHPIEVPAKENACACLEVMRKMFDAVSVLKLAYLQLQQAHIPYDPQKIVAADDLVVAELEKLCKFKREYAQKHCKKVRFNAARSAPLMAEIVAKEALLGKLKSQNSAKDSEILRLWRELQDLEMGNKNLSEKIKQISSEKRRAGVLSVTKFQDVFNAASKSIHDFAKPLISLMKASGWDLDRAASSIENGAVYSKRCDKKYAFEAYIARRMFHGIVLTSYDVSDIMKFGDPFDALMENPHSDFAKFCQAKYLLVVHPKMEESFFGNLDHRTFIMSGKHPRTEFYQLFAKMAKWVWVLLGYAVSIDPEATLFSVSRGSAFSSLFMESVEEEKESAILSDEDEERATHKVQFMIIPGFQIGNIVVKSRVYISKHSSS